A stretch of DNA from Cheilinus undulatus linkage group 7, ASM1832078v1, whole genome shotgun sequence:
GGGATTTTTACAGTTTACAATGTGAAGCCATTAAAGCCATTGCTTTTACTCTTGCACTATGTATTTTTTGCAGGAAGCATTTGTTCAAGGAGGAGGGACATGCAAGCTCCAAGCAAACACAATTTAAGTCATACAAGACAGGTTGCAATTGTCAGGGTcctattttaaatatttgcatcTGCATCAAtgaaaatacatgtattttccATCCATTCCCACTGATGATTTTAAAGCAAAGCTTAAGACCCACTTGTTTACTGTTGCAAATGAGTCCAAAATTGTAATTTTCTCTGATATCCGTCATTCATAGTTTTTGCATTATATATATCgtcaactttttaaatgttctcaTTGTCAAGTGGTTTTATTGCTAATCGTTTAATTCTATGTATAGTACATTGATtgaaagcgctttataaataaaatgtattattataactattattattattaaatcaaTTATTGATTATAGATAAAGTTCAGTCCCGAGACATGTGAAGCGATATTTAGTAGTTGCAAAGGTTTTGGACACAGAAGTAAGGTAAACCTGActaaatataaaatgtataaCCTGCATATGATTGTCATATTTCACACTACCATGTTTAATGCAGCTTAAGTGTTGTGAGGGCAAAGACAGATAAAATGGTACGTTATTTCCtcgggtttttttttttaccgtggCTTTAGCGATGATAAAAACGGACTCCTGGCTGGCCAGTGACACGTCTGGGTCGGTCTTCATGAGCGCCTTGATGCGGGCCAGCGGCAGTTTGGACAGCCGGGTGTGGGTCACGGTGGCGGCGGGGCCTATCTGCTGCTGACTGCTCTCCTCCTCGGCCTCGGCCCCGCGGCACTCCTCCTCGCTCCCACACCGGTCGGACTCATGTTCAGTTGGAGTGACGGGTGTAGCCACTGTTGCTGCCATTTTCAGTCTCTAACctaaatttaatttataaaaacacacaaaatcacCACCGTTTACATGTCAGATAACAAAAACATCACTAGCAGCAGCGCAGCAGCATGTGCTTCCGGTCTCTACGTCGGCGGTTTGCGCTGATTCGTCAGGCAGACACGTTGAAGTCCCGCCTTTTCCTCTCCCGCCAAGTTATTGACGTTGCTGATTGGATAGGCGCAGGGTTAGGGTATGTCTTTTGGCTAGCGTTAAACGCCAATAAATAACCGTTGAAATGAATAATTGAGTTGAATTTACAGTGAAATGTGACGAGAACTGTTGATCTCTTCCACGGCTAGGCTTCTAGACACATTAATGCACAGAAAACGACAGAACTGCAACACATTAGCTAATTCTGGTTCAAAGTGGATgaaaatagaacataaaatgTGGATCTTACACCTGTTTAATGTGGAAAAGACCTGGTGTTTTCAAACTGGAGACTCCAAAAAAGCCCCTTGGCTACTGTGATAAACATACACCTAAAATGAAAAGGTTCCTCCTCCTGAATGCTTCAACACAGCATCGTGATCTCTATGGAAAGGTGAGAGGAATAACAATCAGTCTAACTGGCACAGAAATAGAGGAATAAATTCAATAAAGTCAatctttgacacattttgcaTAATTAATAGGcctgaaaaataatttataaaacgACAGAAATGCAACATAAGACTACTTATTAAACCCTactgccaccagggggcagcaGAAGCACACAGTAACCGCAACAGTGCCATCTTTGCCAAGTTAACGTGAATAAACCATGGACTGTAGAAGAGTTAAAAACCTTTACACATCAAACACGTGTTTAGGAGCTTTAGTTAATTTAGAAGACAGCATATTCCTTTTTACCAAACGTTAAAGCTCCTTTAATCCCttcttctttttccatttttaaatatgCCCTGTTGTAATCATTTAACCCTATATAATTCAGAGTAAAATTAGTCATAAACGCCTGTCCAGGATTACCTAAATTAgactgaaagctgaccatttgaACACAAGCGTaaaaagggtgttttttttttttttttttgatgctgttttgttttgaaaggtgACAACCTGAAGTTTCTTCccaaactgtcagac
This window harbors:
- the pole4 gene encoding DNA polymerase epsilon subunit 4 — encoded protein: MAATVATPVTPTEHESDRCGSEEECRGAEAEEESSQQQIGPAATVTHTRLSKLPLARIKALMKTDPDVSLASQESVFIIAKATELFVEMIAKDAMVYAQQGKRKTLQRKDLDNAIEAIDEFAFLEGTLD